The following are encoded in a window of Crocosphaera sp. UHCC 0190 genomic DNA:
- a CDS encoding ABC transporter ATP-binding protein, protein MTETLAITTSNLTKQFDRQVAINKVELQVESGEVYGLIGPNGAGKTTLIRMLAAAEEPTTGEIYIYGDRLLRDNSHPRLKQKLGYLPDDFPLYEDLNVWDYLDYFARLYHLKSLNRRRRVQEVLELVQLTSKRDSRINTLSRGMKQRLSLARTILHDPLLLLLDEPVSGLDPIARMQFREIIRVLQTIGMTILISSHVLSDLAELCTSVGIMELGFLVESTSLKELYQRLSHQQIIIKTLGDLEALKREIKPFAQVEEWEIMPHQNSLRVNFSGGDEDSAELLRSLINAGIPICEFHCTQEDLESIFLKLGHKQVS, encoded by the coding sequence ATGACCGAAACCCTAGCGATTACTACATCTAACCTCACCAAGCAATTTGACCGTCAAGTTGCCATTAATAAGGTAGAATTACAAGTCGAAAGCGGCGAAGTTTATGGGTTAATTGGTCCCAATGGTGCGGGTAAAACGACCTTAATCCGAATGTTAGCCGCAGCAGAAGAACCCACCACAGGAGAAATTTATATCTATGGCGATCGCTTATTACGAGATAATAGTCATCCCCGTCTCAAACAAAAATTAGGCTATCTTCCTGATGATTTTCCCTTATATGAGGATCTCAATGTTTGGGACTATTTAGATTATTTTGCTCGACTATATCATCTCAAATCCTTGAATCGTCGTCGTCGGGTTCAAGAAGTCTTAGAATTAGTCCAATTAACGAGTAAACGAGACAGTCGCATTAATACCTTATCACGGGGAATGAAACAGAGGTTAAGTTTAGCTCGTACTATTTTACATGATCCGCTTTTGTTATTATTAGATGAACCTGTTTCTGGTTTAGATCCCATTGCGAGAATGCAGTTTAGAGAGATTATTCGGGTACTGCAAACCATTGGTATGACAATTTTAATTTCGTCCCATGTCCTCAGTGATTTAGCTGAATTATGTACATCAGTTGGTATCATGGAACTAGGCTTTTTAGTAGAAAGTACCTCTCTTAAAGAACTGTATCAACGGTTATCCCATCAACAAATTATTATTAAAACTTTAGGAGATTTAGAGGCATTAAAACGAGAAATAAAGCCATTTGCTCAAGTAGAAGAATGGGAAATCATGCCCCATCAAAATAGTTTACGGGTGAATTTTTCGGGAGGTGATGAAGACAGTGCAGAATTATTGCGATCGCTGATTAATGCGGGAATTCCTATCTGTGAATTTCATTGTACTCAAGAAGATTTAGAGTCTATTTTCTTGAAATTAGGACATAAACAGGTTTCTTAA
- a CDS encoding NACHT domain-containing protein, with translation MLIKWSESVKDGVEASKQIFELARVLKENKDNETFKEVVSQVSSLLDILNAPLGQVAAASLPFVSIATGIITYIVEKNQQELTLEQSIGLVAQTAYLESIQSFFRSHFDLTQTLSKDPALAATSQKIKQLGQTLNVEREEAEQALVCFHESKLAKQFNDLLQTRLEESGISENKAKIIVERISRKTHRYLKPNFAKIKDKIHKLSPIYGKNWQQELTFNYGIEKYLKEKIDQEPLGTIFAESFSFHDLYVTLKVQGVTKGIIDDNAPYENIETWAINHLLNPHQVGKVLFIQGQSGGGKSVFCRIFAGRIRQYLHPIYTPILIRLRDIKTIENNFEKTLASAIGWEFATGDHNWLTDKNTRFLFILDGLDELILESGKKDSLQVFLDQVAHFQQQCQENPEQGHRIIITGRPLSLYGIDGLMPNNLEWVNLALMDDETQSKWLEKWEQIVGLEEAQEFRQFLFNQRCPQTIKKLSREPLLLYLLGAMHRDKQVNLDNFIRGEEEQVKVNIYQKAIAWILTKQRNKNLNEQLSSLEIEDLHSVLAEAGFCVLQSGKENALIRTIEDRLLEKGDESAKELIEKARQSKEKNSLKNALAVFHFKKSTDVNNPIEFFHKSFGEFLASECLVESMEEWTQKGGSSKKTYFVKDREFRWQVYDLFGGGYLNPEVMSYLMPLLRQRNINWVTLYERLYEFYLSWSDGEFIEALDSSDDMLPLKKARQLQKYDLKRGQRQVDICTGLNVLILLLEINRYAQSNEILKDKISFYPWGNPDIKTEFDGDRLPRIMGYSECLGKDKFRIILGKFLENVNFQEINIMN, from the coding sequence ATGTTAATTAAATGGAGTGAGTCGGTTAAAGATGGGGTTGAAGCGAGTAAACAGATCTTTGAATTAGCCAGAGTTCTCAAAGAAAATAAGGATAACGAAACTTTTAAAGAAGTCGTTTCTCAGGTTTCTTCTCTGCTGGATATTTTAAATGCTCCCTTGGGTCAAGTGGCGGCGGCTTCTTTACCTTTTGTTTCCATTGCCACTGGTATTATAACTTATATTGTTGAGAAAAATCAACAAGAACTAACCCTAGAACAAAGTATTGGATTAGTGGCACAAACCGCCTATTTAGAAAGTATTCAAAGTTTTTTTAGAAGTCATTTTGACTTGACACAAACCTTAAGTAAAGATCCCGCATTAGCAGCCACATCTCAAAAAATTAAACAGTTAGGTCAAACCCTCAATGTCGAACGAGAAGAGGCTGAACAAGCCTTAGTTTGTTTTCATGAATCAAAGTTAGCTAAACAATTTAATGACTTACTACAAACAAGATTAGAAGAATCAGGTATTTCTGAAAATAAAGCTAAAATTATTGTTGAAAGGATTTCTCGAAAAACCCATCGTTACCTTAAACCAAACTTTGCTAAGATCAAAGATAAAATACACAAATTATCTCCTATTTATGGCAAAAATTGGCAACAAGAACTAACTTTTAATTATGGCATAGAAAAATATCTTAAAGAGAAAATTGACCAAGAGCCTTTAGGGACAATTTTTGCTGAATCCTTTAGTTTTCATGATCTTTATGTAACCTTAAAAGTTCAAGGTGTAACTAAGGGAATCATTGATGACAATGCCCCCTATGAAAATATCGAAACTTGGGCAATTAATCATTTATTGAATCCTCATCAAGTGGGCAAAGTTTTGTTTATTCAGGGGCAGTCAGGAGGAGGAAAGAGCGTCTTTTGTCGAATATTTGCGGGAAGAATCAGACAATATTTACATCCCATTTATACCCCGATTTTAATTCGATTACGAGATATTAAAACTATTGAGAATAACTTTGAAAAAACCTTGGCATCTGCTATTGGTTGGGAATTTGCTACAGGTGATCACAATTGGTTAACTGATAAAAATACTCGCTTTCTTTTTATTTTAGATGGTCTTGACGAACTAATTTTAGAATCAGGTAAAAAAGATAGTTTACAAGTTTTTTTAGATCAGGTTGCCCATTTCCAACAACAATGTCAAGAAAATCCCGAACAAGGTCATCGTATTATTATAACAGGAAGACCTTTATCCCTTTACGGAATTGACGGGTTAATGCCCAATAATTTAGAATGGGTTAATTTAGCATTAATGGATGATGAAACCCAAAGCAAATGGTTAGAAAAATGGGAGCAAATAGTTGGTCTAGAAGAAGCACAAGAATTTCGTCAATTTTTATTTAATCAGCGTTGTCCTCAAACTATTAAAAAATTATCAAGAGAACCCTTGTTGTTGTATTTATTAGGAGCAATGCACCGAGATAAACAGGTGAATTTAGACAATTTTATTAGAGGAGAAGAAGAACAAGTCAAGGTCAATATTTATCAAAAAGCCATTGCTTGGATATTAACAAAACAACGGAACAAAAATCTTAACGAACAACTTTCTTCCTTAGAAATTGAAGATTTACATAGTGTTTTAGCGGAAGCAGGATTTTGTGTTTTACAATCAGGAAAAGAAAATGCTTTAATCCGAACAATTGAAGATCGCTTATTAGAAAAAGGTGATGAAAGTGCCAAAGAATTAATTGAAAAAGCGAGACAAAGTAAAGAAAAAAATTCCCTTAAAAATGCTTTAGCTGTTTTTCATTTTAAAAAATCAACCGATGTTAATAATCCTATAGAATTCTTTCATAAGAGTTTTGGAGAATTTTTGGCATCAGAATGTTTAGTAGAAAGTATGGAAGAATGGACACAAAAAGGAGGTAGTAGTAAAAAGACTTATTTTGTTAAAGATAGAGAATTTAGATGGCAAGTTTATGACTTATTTGGAGGAGGATATTTAAACCCTGAAGTGATGAGTTATTTGATGCCATTATTAAGACAAAGAAACATCAATTGGGTGACATTGTATGAAAGATTATATGAGTTTTATTTAAGTTGGAGTGACGGAGAATTTATCGAAGCACTGGATAGTTCGGATGATATGTTACCCTTGAAAAAAGCCAGGCAATTACAGAAATATGATTTAAAAAGAGGCCAGAGACAGGTGGATATTTGTACGGGATTAAATGTTTTAATTTTACTCTTAGAAATTAATCGCTATGCACAAAGTAATGAAATATTAAAAGATAAGATTAGTTTTTATCCCTGGGGAAATCCAGATATTAAAACGGAATTTGATGGTGATCGCTTACCAAGAATTATGGGTTATAGTGAGTGTTTAGGTAAGGATAAATTTAGGATTATTCTGGGCAAGTTTTTAGAAAATGTAAACTTCCAAGAGATTAATATAATGAATTAG
- a CDS encoding acyltransferase family protein, translating into MSQIIMLLIPYSLLFALGIVITQITQKKLLTIALGFAVIFVTLAINYSQDTGSFVLTQKYKYPPTLYYISYSILMTIIFYVMATYVSKNHSKFLKTTHLEQWFIYLGSSSLWIYLWHIFFLYYWKPLVRIFAINPQVIPEFWVVASLSILMVYLQKTIISSLCLKLPLGEKELKWIKIALLQ; encoded by the coding sequence ATGTCTCAAATAATTATGTTACTTATTCCCTATAGTCTTTTATTCGCTTTAGGAATTGTCATCACTCAAATTACTCAGAAGAAACTCTTAACAATAGCGTTAGGATTTGCTGTAATCTTTGTGACTCTAGCGATAAATTATAGTCAAGATACTGGCTCTTTTGTCTTAACTCAAAAATACAAATATCCCCCGACACTTTATTATATTTCTTACAGTATTTTGATGACAATTATTTTTTATGTAATGGCCACTTATGTCAGTAAAAATCATTCTAAATTTCTCAAAACAACCCATCTAGAACAATGGTTTATTTATCTAGGTAGTTCATCTTTATGGATTTATCTCTGGCATATTTTCTTTTTATATTATTGGAAGCCTCTGGTAAGAATATTTGCCATTAATCCTCAAGTTATACCCGAATTCTGGGTAGTTGCTAGTTTATCAATTTTGATGGTCTATTTACAAAAGACAATTATATCAAGCCTCTGCTTAAAATTGCCTTTAGGTGAAAAAGAACTCAAATGGATAAAAATTGCTCTACTTCAATAA
- a CDS encoding DUF433 domain-containing protein, whose product MNLTTTEYKHIQLDERNVPIIARTTMKVVELITSVKAYHWTPQELHENYPHLSLSQIHSALAYYWDHQEEIDADMERREQYSERLQNEAGESPLSKKLRAQGLI is encoded by the coding sequence ATGAATCTTACAACTACAGAATACAAACATATCCAACTTGATGAGCGCAACGTTCCCATCATTGCCCGAACCACCATGAAAGTCGTTGAACTGATTACCTCAGTTAAAGCTTATCATTGGACTCCTCAAGAATTACACGAAAATTATCCTCATCTCAGCTTGAGTCAAATTCATTCTGCGTTAGCTTATTATTGGGATCATCAAGAAGAAATTGATGCCGATATGGAACGACGAGAACAATATTCGGAACGCTTACAAAATGAAGCAGGTGAATCTCCTTTGTCTAAAAAACTTCGCGCCCAAGGATTAATTTAA
- a CDS encoding DUF5615 family PIN-like protein, which yields MTIALYMDEHIPKPITEELRRRGVDVLTVQEDNRKGISDVEVLNRAIEIKRVIFSQDQDFLVEANLCQTEGRNFTGVIYARQTRVSIGDCIRDLEIIAKASEAEDLANRVQYLPL from the coding sequence GTGACAATAGCTTTATATATGGATGAGCATATCCCTAAACCTATTACAGAAGAGTTACGTCGGCGGGGTGTAGATGTCTTAACAGTTCAAGAAGATAATCGTAAGGGGATTTCTGATGTAGAAGTGCTTAACCGTGCCATAGAAATTAAGCGTGTTATCTTTTCACAGGATCAAGATTTTTTAGTGGAGGCAAATCTTTGTCAAACTGAAGGTAGAAATTTTACAGGAGTTATATATGCCCGTCAAACACGGGTTTCTATTGGTGATTGTATCCGCGACTTAGAAATTATTGCTAAAGCTAGTGAAGCAGAAGATTTAGCTAACAGAGTTCAATATCTACCTTTATAA
- a CDS encoding zinc metalloprotease HtpX, whose protein sequence is MSLNLLNDGQQALQKQQYSEAVALLANFCQNYEDRQSPFYIQGLIALARAYRGNGQQEKAIALTQTLVKHSNTEIRDWAQSFLCMVSKDTITNRQEDNSPQFYQIAGRGNQTGIRLMMPKIADSLKFASGFTIILLLGMVLSLCLGLFFIVDNKNPGLGLIISIAVTLVFNGVTFFLSPLIMDFTQQWLYKTRWVNLAEIKRQSPEAAEVILRICRERQLSHPRLGIIDDQNPTAFTYGSFPSNARVVVSQGLFTYLDDDEIAAVYAHELGHIVHWDFAIMTLGATLVQITYLIYLFARKLGNGGDGDNKLEYAVKLASVAAYIFYVIGTYLMLYLSRTREYYADHFAAEMTGNPNGLSRALIKIAYGITEEYSKNPEPSQLMQGTRALGICDAKAAASAGTVYRITSDSQRLGKVFIWDLFNPWAKLTELNSTHPLTGKRIQALCTYAEQMGIDSQFNIASIIKEGNKLNKNKLLKTFFLELIIGNSHIIGGLLGFIIGMIMINNTKNTVLLFSFLTFGFGSGLILKTIFIYPDFQKSPDSDMFTLMCDPYSSPVRGKPVRLKGKLIGRGDAGYAFGSDLKLQDRTGMIFIRYASRFGAIGNFLFGTTQVKNLIDNSVGSVGWFRRGVSPWLDLIELSTGKKTVNSYPRFGSLVTGSIIIIIGLILPLIFH, encoded by the coding sequence ATGTCACTAAATTTACTGAATGACGGACAGCAGGCCCTGCAAAAACAACAATATTCCGAAGCAGTTGCCCTACTCGCTAATTTTTGCCAGAATTATGAAGATCGGCAATCACCCTTTTATATCCAAGGGTTAATCGCTTTAGCCAGGGCCTATCGAGGAAATGGTCAACAAGAGAAAGCGATCGCCTTAACCCAAACTTTGGTTAAACATTCTAATACAGAAATTCGAGATTGGGCCCAAAGTTTTCTGTGTATGGTTAGTAAGGATACTATTACTAATCGTCAAGAGGACAATTCTCCCCAATTTTATCAGATAGCAGGAAGAGGTAATCAGACAGGAATTAGGTTAATGATGCCTAAAATCGCTGATAGTCTGAAATTCGCCTCTGGTTTTACCATTATTCTACTGTTGGGGATGGTTTTATCATTGTGTCTTGGTCTATTTTTTATTGTCGATAACAAAAACCCTGGTCTGGGATTAATAATCTCGATTGCTGTTACTTTAGTGTTTAATGGGGTCACATTTTTCCTTTCTCCCTTGATCATGGATTTTACCCAACAATGGCTTTACAAAACCCGTTGGGTCAATTTAGCAGAAATTAAACGTCAAAGTCCCGAAGCAGCAGAAGTGATTTTGCGTATCTGTCGAGAGAGACAATTATCTCATCCCCGTTTAGGAATTATTGACGATCAAAACCCCACTGCATTCACCTATGGTTCCTTTCCTAGTAATGCCCGTGTAGTTGTGAGTCAAGGATTATTTACTTATCTCGATGATGATGAAATTGCCGCAGTTTATGCTCATGAATTAGGGCATATTGTTCATTGGGATTTTGCTATTATGACCTTGGGTGCTACCTTAGTACAAATTACTTATTTAATTTATTTATTTGCTAGGAAATTAGGGAATGGAGGAGATGGTGATAATAAGTTAGAGTATGCTGTTAAATTAGCCTCAGTTGCTGCTTATATTTTCTATGTGATTGGCACTTATTTAATGCTTTATTTGTCGAGAACCAGGGAATATTATGCAGATCATTTTGCCGCAGAAATGACTGGAAACCCTAATGGACTGTCACGGGCATTGATTAAAATTGCTTATGGTATTACAGAAGAATACAGCAAAAATCCAGAACCCAGTCAATTAATGCAAGGAACCCGCGCTTTAGGAATTTGTGATGCAAAAGCAGCAGCATCTGCGGGAACAGTTTATCGAATTACTTCGGATTCTCAACGGTTAGGAAAAGTATTTATTTGGGATTTATTTAATCCTTGGGCTAAATTAACTGAGTTAAATTCTACTCACCCCTTAACGGGAAAAAGAATTCAAGCATTATGTACTTATGCTGAGCAAATGGGCATTGATTCTCAGTTTAATATAGCCAGCATTATTAAAGAAGGAAATAAACTCAATAAAAATAAACTTTTAAAGACTTTTTTCTTGGAATTAATTATAGGAAATAGTCATATTATTGGGGGATTATTAGGATTTATTATTGGCATGATTATGATAAATAATACCAAAAACACAGTCCTTTTATTCAGTTTTCTGACCTTTGGTTTTGGCTCAGGATTAATCCTAAAAACTATCTTTATCTATCCTGATTTTCAAAAGTCTCCTGACTCAGATATGTTTACTTTAATGTGTGATCCCTACAGTAGTCCTGTCAGGGGTAAACCTGTCCGACTCAAAGGTAAATTAATTGGTCGCGGTGATGCAGGTTATGCCTTTGGTTCTGACTTGAAATTACAAGATAGAACGGGAATGATTTTTATCCGTTATGCTTCTCGTTTTGGTGCCATTGGTAATTTCTTGTTTGGTACAACTCAAGTTAAAAATTTAATTGATAATTCTGTCGGTTCGGTGGGATGGTTTCGCAGGGGTGTTTCTCCTTGGCTAGATTTAATTGAGTTATCAACTGGCAAAAAAACTGTCAACAGCTATCCTCGATTTGGTTCTTTAGTGACGGGTTCAATCATTATTATTATAGGTCTTATCTTACCCTTAATCTTTCACTGA